The following coding sequences lie in one Arabidopsis thaliana chromosome 3, partial sequence genomic window:
- a CDS encoding thylakoid soluble phosphoprotein (LOCATED IN: thylakoid, chloroplast thylakoid membrane, chloroplast, chloroplast envelope; EXPRESSED IN: 22 plant structures; EXPRESSED DURING: 13 growth stages; CONTAINS InterPro DOMAIN/s: Thylakoid soluble phosphoprotein TSP9 (InterPro:IPR021584); Has 37 Blast hits to 37 proteins in 10 species: Archae - 0; Bacteria - 0; Metazoa - 0; Fungi - 0; Plants - 37; Viruses - 0; Other Eukaryotes - 0 (source: NCBI BLink).): MVSSLLMSFAPATVRVYATSTKGGSGGPKEEKNPIDFVLGFMTKQDQFYETNPLLKKVDEKEGTTTGGRGTVRGGKNSAPTPVPKKSEGGFGGLGSLFKK; the protein is encoded by the coding sequence ATGGTTTCTTCGCTTCTTATGTCATTTGCTCCGGCCACCGTGAGGGTTTACGCCACAAGCACAAAGGGAGGTTCAGGCGGCCcaaaggaggagaagaatcCCATCGACTTTGTTCTTGGGTTTATGACAAAACAAGATCAGTTCTATGAGACTAATCCACTTCTAAAGAAGGTGGATGAGAAAGAAGGCACCACCACCGGAGGCCGAGGAACCGTTCGCGGTGGTAAAAACTCAGCTCCGACGCCTGTGCCGAAGAAGAGCGAGGGTGGATTTGGTGGCTTAGGAAGCCTCTTcaagaaatag
- a CDS encoding Tetratricopeptide repeat (TPR)-like superfamily protein (Tetratricopeptide repeat (TPR)-like superfamily protein; FUNCTIONS IN: binding; EXPRESSED IN: 24 plant structures; EXPRESSED DURING: 15 growth stages; CONTAINS InterPro DOMAIN/s: Tetratricopeptide-like helical (InterPro:IPR011990), Tetratricopeptide repeat-containing (InterPro:IPR013026); BEST Arabidopsis thaliana protein match is: Tetratricopeptide repeat (TPR)-like superfamily protein (TAIR:AT1G07280.3); Has 387 Blast hits to 270 proteins in 35 species: Archae - 8; Bacteria - 81; Metazoa - 0; Fungi - 0; Plants - 274; Viruses - 0; Other Eukaryotes - 24 (source: NCBI BLink).): MEVKVATTTSFHWSGRHTAIPQCPSFSQTLTSSKRRRSRGIAGDVSVGGGSLRLKPSTFLGTQSGKLHRSKSCELWQFSNSTTKKIRTDVKKKHNPLRRVCSASSGFFSSDEAFSVKMQELASQFRNAGDEEEEENKQKSEAVDNDNDSNNHRFGSLKLLQESVPGLASLEAPWAEMVNHSSIERKANSVDLPLSLRIIKRKLQEEALKKASATTYCSINRAFSSMVFMIEELHSFALQTRVGVLKQVKKEMHASLLWIFQRVFSQTPTLMVYVMILLANYTVHSVASNLPIAASPPVVNKGPDQTQQRIDFSSLKESTKLDGSKWLGSINFDKVSHLPRHRDSVSGEGMREEEVSLWNSMVEEADQMQDSSVDRDMRLRLVSPITARIELDDYANYTRTELLYKIGLAQEPDNHLLLANYAQFLYLVTQDHERAENCFKKAIESEDVDAETYSKYAIFLWKVRNDLWAAEENFLEAISADPTNSFYAANYANFLWNTGGEETCFPLEDSTQEMV; the protein is encoded by the exons ATGGAAGTGAAAGTAGCAacaacgacgtcgtttcattGGTCAGGACGACACACAGCGATTCCTCAATGTCCGTCATTTTCGCAAACCCTAACTTCATCTAAACGCCGTCGTTCTCGTGGAATAGCCGGTGATGTTTCCGTCGGAGGAGGATCTTTGAGATTAAAACCTTCGACGTTTCTCGGAACACAATCTGGGAAACTTCACCGATCTAAATCATGTGAGCTTTGGCAATTTTCTAATTCCACCACGAAGAAGATTAGAACtgatgtgaagaagaaacataatcCTTTGAGAAGAGTTTGTAGTGCGAGCTCCGGTTTCTTCTCCTCCGACGAAGCATTCTCTGTGAAAATGCAGGAATTAGCTTCACAATTCAGAAACGcaggcgatgaagaagaagaagagaacaaacagAAATCAGAAGCAGTAGATAACGATAACGATAGCAATAATCATAGATTTGGTTCTTTGAAGCTATTACAAGAGTCTGTTCCAGGTTTAGCTTCTTTGGAAGCTCCATGGGCAGAGATGGTTAACCATTCAAGTATTGAGCGTAAAGCAAACAGTGTTGATTTACCTCTATCACTTAGGATAATAAAGAGGAAGTTACAAGAAGAAGCTCTTAAGAAAGCTAGTGCTACTACTTACTGTTCTATCAATAGAGCTTTTTCTTCTATGGTTTTCATGATTGAGGAGCTTCATAGCTTTGCGTTGCAGACTAGAGTGGGTGTTCTTAAGCAGGTTAAGAAGGAAATGCACGCTTCATTGTTGTGGATTTTCCAACGTGTGTTCTCTCAGACACCTACTTTGATGGTTTATGTGATGATCCTTTTGGCGAACTACACTGTGCATTCAGTTGCATCAAACCTACCTATTGCAGCATCTCCTCCAGTTGTTAATAAAGGTCCGGATCAGACGCAACAAAGGATTGATTTTTCTTCGTTAAAGGAGTCTACGAAGCTTGATGGGTCCAAATGGTTAGGATCGATCAATTTTGACAAGGTTTCCCACTTGCCGAGACATCGAGACTCGGTTTCAGGAGAAGGGATGAGAGAAGAGGAGGTGAGTCTGTGGAATTCGATGGTGGAAGAAGCAGATCAAATGCAAGATTCCTCTGTTGATCGTGACATGAGATTGAGACTTGTTTCACCGATCACTGCAAGGATTGAATTGGATGATTATGCCAATTACACTAGAACTGAGCTTTTATATAAGATAGGTTTGGCTCAAGAGCCTGACAATCATCTGCTCCTAGCTAACTACGCTCAGTTCCTTTACCTCGTTACTCAAGACCATGAGAG AGCGGAGAACTGCttcaagaaagcaatagagTCAGAAGATGTAGACGCAGAAACGTACAGCAAATACGCCATCTTCCTGTGGAAAGTTCGGAATGATCTCTGGGCTGCTGAGGAGAACTTTCTAGAAGCTATATCTGCAGACCCTACCAACTCCTTCTACGCCGCCAACTACGCCAATTTCCTCTGGAATACCGGTGGTGAAGAGACGTGTTTCCCTTTAGAAGATTCTACTCAGGAAATGGTTTGA
- a CDS encoding Leucine-rich repeat protein kinase family protein (Leucine-rich repeat protein kinase family protein; FUNCTIONS IN: protein serine/threonine kinase activity, kinase activity, ATP binding; INVOLVED IN: transmembrane receptor protein tyrosine kinase signaling pathway, protein amino acid phosphorylation; LOCATED IN: chloroplast; CONTAINS InterPro DOMAIN/s: Protein kinase, ATP binding site (InterPro:IPR017441), Protein kinase, catalytic domain (InterPro:IPR000719), Leucine-rich repeat-containing N-terminal domain, type 2 (InterPro:IPR013210), Leucine-rich repeat (InterPro:IPR001611), Serine/threonine-protein kinase-like domain (InterPro:IPR017442), Protein kinase-like domain (InterPro:IPR011009), Serine/threonine-protein kinase, active site (InterPro:IPR008271); BEST Arabidopsis thaliana protein match is: Leucine-rich repeat protein kinase family protein (TAIR:AT3G47580.1); Has 208488 Blast hits to 131556 proteins in 4837 species: Archae - 167; Bacteria - 21304; Metazoa - 66210; Fungi - 9769; Plants - 86245; Viruses - 308; Other Eukaryotes - 24485 (source: NCBI BLink).) translates to MRLFLLLAFNALMQLEAYGFTDESDRQALLEIKSQVSESKRDALSAWNNSFPLCSWKWVRCGRKHKRVTRLDLGGLQLGGVISPSIGNLSFLIYLDLSNNSFGGTIPQEMGNLFRLKYLAVGFNYLEGEIPASLSNCSRLLYLDLFSNNLGDGVPSELGSLRKLLYLYLGLNDLKGKFPVFIRNLTSLIVLNLGYNHLEGEIPDDIAMLSQMVSLTLTMNNFSGVFPPAFYNLSSLENLYLLGNGFSGNLKPDFGNLLPNIHELSLHGNFLTGAIPTTLANISTLEMFGIGKNRMTGSISPNFGKLENLHYLELANNSLGSYSFGDLAFLDALTNCSHLHGLSVSYNRLGGALPTSIVNMSTELTVLNLKGNLIYGSIPHDIGNLIGLQSLLLADNLLTGPLPTSLGNLVGLGELILFSNRFSGEIPSFIGNLTQLVKLYLSNNSFEGIVPPSLGDCSHMLDLQIGYNKLNGTIPKEIMQIPTLVHLNMESNSLSGSLPNDIGRLQNLVELLLGNNNLSGHLPQTLGKCLSMEVIYLQENHFDGTIPDIKGLMGVKNVDLSNNNLSGSISEYFENFSKLEYLNLSDNNFEGRVPTEGIFQNATLVSVFGNKNLCGSIKELKLKPCIAQAPPVETRHPSLLKKVAIGVSVGIALLLLLFIVSLSWFKKRKNNQKINNSAPFTLEIFHEKLSYGDLRNATDGFSSSNIVGSGSFGTVFKALLQTENKIVAVKVLNMQRRGAMKSFMAECESLKDIRHRNLVKLLTACASIDFQGNEFRALIYEFMPNGSLDKWLHPEEVEEIHRPSRTLTLLERLNIAIDVASVLDYLHVHCHEPIAHCDLKPSNILLDDDLTAHVSDFGLARLLLKFDQESFFNQLSSAGVRGTIGYAAPEYGMGGQPSIHGDVYSFGVLVLEMFTGKRPTNELFGGNFTLNSYTKAALPERVLDIADKSILHSGLRVGFPVLECLKGILDVGLRCCEESPLNRLATSEAAKELISIRERFFKTRRTARR, encoded by the exons atGAGACTATTTCTTTTACTTGCTTTCAATGCTCTCATGCAACTCGAAGCATATGGTTTTACCGATGAAAGTGATAGGCAAGCGTTGTTGGAGATCAAGTCTCAAGTTTCTGAAAGCAAAAGGGATGCCTTGTCCGCGTGGAATAACTCATTCCCTCTCTGCAGCTGGAAGTGGGTTAGATGTGGCCGCAAACACAAGAGAGTTACTCGTTTGGACCTCGGAGGATTGCAGTTGGGAGGAGTGATATCACCATCTATTGGTAATCTTTCGTTTCTCATATATCTTGACCTCTCTAATAACTCTTTTGGTGGAACCATCCCTCAAGAGATGGGAAACTTGTTTAGACTTAAATATTTGGCTGTGGGCTTTAATTATCTGGAAGGAGAGATTCCAGCCAGTTTGTCCAACTGCTCTAGATTGTTGTACCttgatttattttcaaacaatCTTGGAGACGGTGTTCCTTCAGAACTAGGGTCATTGAGAAAGCTTCTTTATCTATATCTTGGTCTAAACGACCTCAAAGGAAAGTTCCCCGTATTTATACGAAACTTGACGTCTCTAATAGTGCTCAACTTGGGATATAATCATCTGGAAGGAGAAATTCCAGATGATATAGCTATGCTGAGTCAAATGGTGTCTCTTACATTAACAATGAACAACTTCTCTGGCGTTTTTCCTCCTGCTTTCTACAACTTGTCCTCACTTGAGAATTTATACCTCCTTGGTAATGGTTTCTCGGGTAACTTGAAGCCTGATTTTGGTAATCTGCTACCAAACATTCATGAGTTATCTTTGCATGGAAATTTTCTAACAGGAGCCATCCCAACAACACTTGCCAATATTTCAACTCTGGAAATGTTTGGAATTGGTAAAAACAGGATGACAGGAAGTATCTCTCCCAACTTTGGAAAACTAGAGAATTTGCATTACCTAGAACTTGCTAACAATTCTTTGGGAAGTTACTCTTTTGGAGATCTTGCATTTCTTGATGCTTTGACTAATTGCTCCCATTTGCATGGGTTATCTGTGAGTTACAATAGGCTTGGGGGTGCTTTGCCTACATCCATTGTCAATATGTCCACGGAACTCACCGTTTTGAACCTTAAAGGAAACCTCATTTATGGAAGCATTCCTCATGATATTGGAAATCTCATAGGCCTACAATCACTTTTGTTGGCAGATAATCTATTAACAGGACCACTCCCAACCTCTCTTGGAAATCTTGTAGGGCTCGGggaattaattttgttttcaaataggTTTTCTGGAGAGATACCCTCTTTTATAGGCAACCTTACTCAGTTagtaaaactatatttatcCAACAATAGTTTTGAAGGAATCGTTCCTCCGAGTCTTGGTGATTGTAGTCACATGCTCGACTTACAGATTGGGTATAATAAGTTAAATGGGACTATACCTAAGGAGATCATGCAAATCCCAACCCTTGTTCACCTCAACATGGAATCTAATTCTTTGAGTGGCTCTCTACCAAACGATATTGGAAGATTACAAAATCTTGTTGAGCTATTACTTGGGAATAATAACTTATCAGGACATCTCCCACAAACTTTGGGAAAATGTCTTTCGATGGAAGTTATTTATCTACAAGAAAACCATTTTGATGGAACCATTCCAGATATAAAAGGGTTGATGGGTGTTAAAAACGTTGATTTGTCAAACAATAATCTCTCTGGAAGTATATctgaatattttgaaaacttttccAAGTTGGAATATCTCAATCTATCCGATAACAATTTCGAGGGAAGAGTCCCAACAGAAGGAATATTTCAAAATGCTACTTTAGTTTCAGTATTcggaaacaaaaatctttgtgGAAGCATCAAGGAACTGAAACTAAAGCCATGCATTGCCCAAGCACCACCAGTGGAGACAAGGCATCCATCTCTTTTGAAGAAAGTTGCGATTGGGGTCAGCGTAGGCATAGCTTTGCTTTTGCTATTGTTCATAGTTTCTCTAAGCTggttcaaaaaaagaaagaacaaccAGAAGATCAATAATTCAGCTCCTTTTACATTGGAGATTTTCCATGAAAAGCTAAGTTATGGAGATCTACGAAATGCGACAGATGGCTTCTCTTCGAGCAATATAGTTGGGTCAGGTAGTTTTGGTACTGTGTTTAAGGCATTGCTCCAGACGGAGAACAAGATTGTTGCAGTGAAAGTTCTAAACATGCAGAGACGTGGAGCTATGAAGAGCTTTATGGCAGAATGTGAATCTTTGAAGGATATAAGGCATCGTAATCTCGTGAAACTATTGACAGCTTGCGCTAGTATTGATTTCCAAGGTAACGAATTCAGAGCTCTCATCTATGAGTTCATGCCGAATGGAAGTTTGGATAAATGGCTGCACCCAGAGGAAGTCGAAGAGATTCATAGGCCCTCAAGAACTTTGACACTTCTTGAAAGGCTTAACATTGCCATAGACGTGGCTTCTGTTTTGGACTATCTTCATGTTCACTGTCATGAGCCTATAGCTCATTGCGATCTTAAGCCAAGCAACATACTTCTCGACGATGATCTAACTGCCCATGTTAGCGACTTCGGTCTCGCTCGTCTTCTCCTCAAATTCGACCAGGAGTCTTTCTTCAACCAACTAAGCTCAGCTGGTGTTAGAGGAACCATTGGGTATGCCGCACCAG AATATGGAATGGGAGGACAACCGTCAATACACGGTGATGTATATAGCTTTGGGGTTCTCGTTTTGGAAATGTTCACTGGAAAAAGACCAACCAATGAGTTATTTGGAGGAAACTTTACCCTGAACAGCTACACCAAGGCGGCCTTGCCAGAAAGAGTTTTGGACATTGCAGACAAATCGATTCTTCATAGTGGTCTCAGAGTTGGTTTCCCTGTACTTGAGTGCTTGAAAGGGATTTTGGATGTGGGACTTAGATGTTGTGAAGAATCTCCGCTGAACCGGTTGGCAACGAGTGAAGCAGCCAAGGAGTTAATCTCAATCAGAGAGAGATTCTTTAAAACCCGGAGAACAGCCAGACGTTGA
- a CDS encoding uncharacterized protein (unknown protein; Has 1 Blast hits to 1 proteins in 1 species: Archae - 0; Bacteria - 0; Metazoa - 0; Fungi - 0; Plants - 1; Viruses - 0; Other Eukaryotes - 0 (source: NCBI BLink).) yields MASFEIAVRFPRDAGKFPVRLFTRRDKRTSRGSEPSLEGTSCSRLLEDRSLVKREKQLDIYAKWNPTSKNDLAQVQVLKPEQLPYLKRDTTIGRVVRETKRCEEIEVTDRGRDNTG; encoded by the coding sequence ATGGCTTCCTTTGAAATTGCTGTTAGGTTCCCAAGAGATGCAGGGAAATTCCCTGTCAGGTTGTTTACACGGAGAGATAAAAGGACAAGCAGAGGAAGCGAACCCAGTTTAGAAGGAACCTCGTGTTCAAGATTGTTGGAGGATAGATCATTGGTCAAAAGGGAAAAACAGTTAGATATATATGCCAAGTGGAATCCCACCTCCAAGAATGATCTTGCTCAGGTTCAAGTGTTGAAGCCTGAACAGCTTCCCTACCTCAAGAGGGATACTACCATTGGAAGAGTTGTACGTGAGACTAAGAGATGTGAGGAAATAGAGGTTACCGATAGAGGGCGAGATAACACCGGTTAG